GCGCCTGGCCGGCCTGCTGCACACACAGATCGACGCCATGGTGGCCCTGGCCACGCCGCTGCGCCAGGCCCCGGCGCGCCATGCCGCGCTGCTGGCCGGCCTGGGCGCGCTGTATGGCGAGCAGCTGCAGCGCCATGGCGTGGCCGATGTGGCCGCCGGCCTGCAAGGCCTGGCGCTGGACATCGAGCTCAACGCCCAGGGCCTGGGCATCTGGCTCGACCGCAGCTGATCACCAGCCGCGCCGCGCACCCATGAAAAACGGGCCCCGCGGGGCCCGTTGTCCGGTGGGCGGCACAGGCCGCCGGTTCAGCTGCCGCAGCCGCTCAGGCGTGGGCGGCCCGCAGCTTCTGCGAGAACTCGGCCAGCGCCTCGATGCCGCTGGCCTCGGCCTTCTTGCACCAGGCCTGCAGGTCGACCACCAGCTGCTCGGCCGAGACATTGGTGCGGGTCCACAGCATGCGCAGCTCTTCGCGCATGGCCACCAGCTTGGCCAGCTTGGGGCTCTCGTTCATCACGCTGGCCAGTTGCGGCTTGACCGAGTGCGGGATCTTCTCGTCGTCGCGGTGCAGCCAGCGCTGGGCCAGCTTGAACTCGCCCAGGTGCTTGGCCGACAGGCCCTGCTGCTTGACGCGCTCGAACTCGGCGCTGCAGGCGGCGCGCACACCGGCGGCGTACTTGGCCATCACCTCGTAGCGGTTGGCGATGATGGCTTCCAGCGTCTGGCTGTCGGCCACCGGCTTGATGCTGCCCAGCTGCAGCTGCGGCGGCGTCTTGCGCACCTTGGCCCAGCCCAGCATCTCCATGCCGCGGATGTACATCCAGCCGATGTCGAACTCGTAGGGCTTGACCGAGAACTTGGCCGAGGTGGCGTAGGTGTGGTGGTTGTTGTGCAGTTCTTCGCCACCGATCAGGATGCCCCAGGGCGAGACATTGGTGCTGGCATCGGCCGCCTCGAAGTTGCGATAGCCCCAGTAGTGGCCGATGCCGTTGATCACGCCGGTGGCCCACACCGGGATCCAGGCCATCTGGATGGCCCACACCGTCAGGCCGATGGCACCGAACAGCGCCACGTCGATGATCAGCATCAGGCCCACGCCCTGCCAGCTGTAGCGGGTGTAGAGGTTGCGCTCGATCCAGTCGTCGGGCGTGCCCTTGCCGTACTTGTCGATCGTCTCGGGGTTGGTGGCCTCGGCGCGGTACAGCTCCACACCGGTGAGCAGCAGCGCCTTGAGGCCGCGGGTCTGCGGGCTGTGCGGGTCTTCCTCGGTCTCGCACTTGGCGTGGTGCTTGCGGTGCACGGCGACGAATTCCTTGGTCACCATGCCCGTGGTCAGCCACAGCCAGAAGCGGAAGAAGTGCGAGGGGATGGGCCCCAGTTCGAGCGCCCGGTGCGCCTGGGCGCGGTGCAGAAAGATGGTGACGCCGCAGATCGTCAGGTGCGTCAGCACCAGGGTCACCAGCACCACCTGCCACCAGCTGGCGCTGGACCACAGGCCATCAGCCAGCCAGCCGATCACGGCCATGCCCAACGTGTTCAGTTCGTTCATCGCTTGTCTTCTCGATCCGCCAGCACAAAGCAGCGGGTATCAGATTGTACCGGCCGGACTCAGACCGCCATCGGTTGAAAAGGCCCGGCAAAACCCCGTGTCTCGCAGGTATGTGGGGCCACGCTGACCCAGCGCAAGCACGGGCCCTCGCCACGTCATGGCTGTGCCCTGGCAAAGGCGGCTTTCAGCCGCGCCGAGCGTCCTTCAGCGCCGCTGCCACACCGCGGCGTAGAAGCCGTCGGTGGCGTGGCGGTGGGGCCACAGTCGCAGGTACGGGCCCTGCACCAGCGCCTCGGCACCGGCCACCTGGGCCTTGCCCAGCACCTCGGCAGCCTGCAGCGGCTCGAAGTCGGCATGCGCCGCACCGAAGGCCTCGGCCACCTTCTCGTTCTCGTCGGCCAACAGGCTGCAGGTGGCGTAGACCAGGCGGCCGCCCGGCTTGAGCAGGCGCGCGGCGCTGTCGAGGATGGCGGTCTGCTTGGCCTGCAGTTCGGCCACGGCCTGCGGCGACTGGCGCCACTTCAGATCGGGGTTGCGACGCAAGGTGCCCAGGCCCGAGCACGGCGCATCGACCAGCACGCGATCGATCTTGCCGGCCAGGCGCTTGATGCGCTCGTCACGCTCGTGCACGATCTGCGCCGGATGCACATTGCTCAGCCCGCTGCGCGCCATGCGCGGCTTGAGCGCATCGAGCCGGTGGCCCGAGACATCAAAGGCATACAGCCGACCGGTCGAGCGCATTGCCGCGCCCAGCGCCAGGGTCTTGCCGCCGGCGCCGGCGCAGAAGTCGACCACCATCTCGCCGCGCTTGGCATCCACCAGCAGGGCCAGCAGCTGGCTGCCTTCGTCCTGCACCTCGACATCGCCGCGGTTGAACATGGCCAGCTTCTGCAGTGCCGGCTTGCCGGCGGCGCGAATGCCCCAGGGCGAGTGCGGCGTGGCGGCGGCCTGCACGCCCAGGGCCTGCAGCTCCTTCAAGATGTCCTCGCGCTTGGCCTTCAGCGTGTTCACGCGCAGGTCGAGCGGCGCGCTCTGGTCCATGGCGGCCACCAGCTGCCAGAAGTCGTCGTCGCCGAGCTGCAGCTTCAGTGCGCCGGCCAGCCAGTCGGGCAGGTTGTGGCGCAGCTTCTCGGGCAGGCCGGCGGTGTCGATCTCGCGCACCTGGGTGCGCCAGGTCTGCTCGTTCGGGCCGACGGCGCCGCGCAGCTGGTTCGAGTCGCCTGCCCAGGCCAGCAGGGCCAGGCGGCGCTCGAGCGCGCCGCTGCCGCTTTGTGCCAGATGCTGCAGCTGCGGGCGCCGGCGCAGCACGGCGTAGGCCGTCTCGGCCAGCGCATGGCGTTCGCGCGGGCCCAGGTTCTTGTGTTTGCGAAAAAAGGCCGAAACGATGCCGTCGGCAGGCGAGTCGAGCCTGAGCACGGCGCGCAGCAACTCGGTGGTGAGGTCCAGCAGGGCGGTGGGATGCATCGCCGCGATTATCCCCGCCCGGCCCGCCGCGGCCGCCGGCGCGGTGCGGGCCCGAAAATCAGCGCAGCTCGACCCGCGGCGCCACGCCCAGCAGCGCATCGCGCAGCAGGTGGTCGGCCGGCCGTTCGCCGAACCAGATGCGCAGCACCAGCCTGAAGAACTCGTCGTCGCCAACGGGCGTGCCCTGCGGCTGGCCGGCGATGAAGAACTGGGTGCCCTTGCCCGGCACGAAGTCCATCGCAAAGCTGTCGCCCGGCATCAGCTTGCTGCGGCCCGAGAAGATCTCGATGAAGCGGGTCATCGAGGGCAGGTGGCGGTTCATCTCGTCGGGCCGCGCGTTGTCGCTCAGGCCCTTGATGAACAAGCGGCCGAGATCGGTGCCGGGCAGCTCGCGCAAGGCCACGAACTGCAGGCGCTTGGCACCCGGCAGGGCCAGCAGCTCGGCCGGCGTGGCCACGCGGCGCGTGGTGTACAGGCCCATGTCGTAGACCCGGAACACCGCCTTGTAGCGGGTGCCCGCACCATTGAGCAGCAGGGCCTGGCCCTGCAGCGTGACGTTGGCGTCGAAGCGCGTGCTTGGCGTGCCCTGGGCCTGCGCCCCGGTGGCCAGCAGCAGGGCCAGCAGCAGGGCCATGCCGGGCGCGGTCAGGCGGGCCTGGCCGCCCCTTGAATCGGCTGTGCGCATTGACTACTCCTCCTGGACACACGCATCTTTGCTTTGATGCGGATTGTCACTGCTTGTTGCAGACCGCGCCTCCTGCCAAAGCAGGACACCGTACGCGCTGCGTTAGCTTGTTGACAGTTCAATGCAAGCGCGCGGGTGCAGCAGCTACAGTGCGGCGCCGCACCGCCTGCCCAAGAAGGATCTGCATGCCCGACGACCTGCCGCCGCTGCCCGCCACCCCCACCGGCCGCTACCGGCACTACAAGGGCATGGAGTACGAGCTGGTGGGCGCCGCGCGCCACAGCGAGACGCTGGAGCCGCTGGTGGTGTACCGGCCGCTGTATGGCGAAGGCGCGCTGTGGGTGCGGCCGCACGCGATGTTCTTCGAGAGCGTGACCATCGGCGGCATCACGCAGCCGCGCTTCGCGAAGATTGGCTGAGGCTCAGCCCAGCAGCAGCTGATCGGCGCCGCCGCGGTGCCGCACCACGCCGTCCTCGGCGATGCTCAGCTCACCGCTGACGAACCAGCGCACCGCCTGCGGGTAGATCACGTGCTCCACCGCCAGCACCCGCGCGGCCAGGGTCTCGGGGCTGTCGTCGGGCCGCACCGGCACGGCGGCCTGGGCCACGATCGGACCGTGGTCGAGCGTGGGGGTCACGAAGTGCACCGTGGCACCGGCCAGCTTGCAGCCGGCCTCGATGGCCCGGCGGTGCGTGTGCAGACCAGCAAAGGCCGGCAGCAGCGACGGATGGACGTTCAGCAGCCGGCCCGCATAACGCTGCACGAAGGCATCGCCAAGAATGCGCATGAAGCCGGCCAGCACCACCAGATCGGGGGCGTGGGCGTCGATGGCCTGGGCCAGCGCCGCGTCAAACGCGTCGCGGCTGGCATGGGCGCGGTGGTCGACCACCGCGGTGGCAATGCCCAGCGCCGCAGCAAAGCCCAGGCCCGAGGCCTCGGGCTTGTTGGCGATGACCGCGGCCACGTGGGCCGGCCAGCCCTCGGCGGCGCAGCGCTGCACGATGGCCTCCATGTTGCTGCCGCGGCCGGAGATGAGGATGACGATGCGCTTCATGGTGAAGGGGCGGGAGTGTAGCCGCGGCCACACGCCGCGCCGCGCCCTGGCCCGGCCGCCGCCCCGACAGCCCGGCAGCGCCGCGGCGGGCCTCTGCCAGAATCGCGCCTCCCGCAGATTC
The genomic region above belongs to Aquabacterium sp. OR-4 and contains:
- the purN gene encoding phosphoribosylglycinamide formyltransferase, translating into MKRIVILISGRGSNMEAIVQRCAAEGWPAHVAAVIANKPEASGLGFAAALGIATAVVDHRAHASRDAFDAALAQAIDAHAPDLVVLAGFMRILGDAFVQRYAGRLLNVHPSLLPAFAGLHTHRRAIEAGCKLAGATVHFVTPTLDHGPIVAQAAVPVRPDDSPETLAARVLAVEHVIYPQAVRWFVSGELSIAEDGVVRHRGGADQLLLG
- a CDS encoding DUF1653 domain-containing protein encodes the protein MPDDLPPLPATPTGRYRHYKGMEYELVGAARHSETLEPLVVYRPLYGEGALWVRPHAMFFESVTIGGITQPRFAKIG
- a CDS encoding RsmB/NOP family class I SAM-dependent RNA methyltransferase, with translation MHPTALLDLTTELLRAVLRLDSPADGIVSAFFRKHKNLGPRERHALAETAYAVLRRRPQLQHLAQSGSGALERRLALLAWAGDSNQLRGAVGPNEQTWRTQVREIDTAGLPEKLRHNLPDWLAGALKLQLGDDDFWQLVAAMDQSAPLDLRVNTLKAKREDILKELQALGVQAAATPHSPWGIRAAGKPALQKLAMFNRGDVEVQDEGSQLLALLVDAKRGEMVVDFCAGAGGKTLALGAAMRSTGRLYAFDVSGHRLDALKPRMARSGLSNVHPAQIVHERDERIKRLAGKIDRVLVDAPCSGLGTLRRNPDLKWRQSPQAVAELQAKQTAILDSAARLLKPGGRLVYATCSLLADENEKVAEAFGAAHADFEPLQAAEVLGKAQVAGAEALVQGPYLRLWPHRHATDGFYAAVWQRR
- a CDS encoding chalcone isomerase family protein, with amino-acid sequence MRTADSRGGQARLTAPGMALLLALLLATGAQAQGTPSTRFDANVTLQGQALLLNGAGTRYKAVFRVYDMGLYTTRRVATPAELLALPGAKRLQFVALRELPGTDLGRLFIKGLSDNARPDEMNRHLPSMTRFIEIFSGRSKLMPGDSFAMDFVPGKGTQFFIAGQPQGTPVGDDEFFRLVLRIWFGERPADHLLRDALLGVAPRVELR
- a CDS encoding DesA family fatty acid desaturase is translated as MNELNTLGMAVIGWLADGLWSSASWWQVVLVTLVLTHLTICGVTIFLHRAQAHRALELGPIPSHFFRFWLWLTTGMVTKEFVAVHRKHHAKCETEEDPHSPQTRGLKALLLTGVELYRAEATNPETIDKYGKGTPDDWIERNLYTRYSWQGVGLMLIIDVALFGAIGLTVWAIQMAWIPVWATGVINGIGHYWGYRNFEAADASTNVSPWGILIGGEELHNNHHTYATSAKFSVKPYEFDIGWMYIRGMEMLGWAKVRKTPPQLQLGSIKPVADSQTLEAIIANRYEVMAKYAAGVRAACSAEFERVKQQGLSAKHLGEFKLAQRWLHRDDEKIPHSVKPQLASVMNESPKLAKLVAMREELRMLWTRTNVSAEQLVVDLQAWCKKAEASGIEALAEFSQKLRAAHA